A genome region from Manihot esculenta cultivar AM560-2 chromosome 5, M.esculenta_v8, whole genome shotgun sequence includes the following:
- the LOC110615846 gene encoding uncharacterized protein LOC110615846 has protein sequence MAGVIKKFFLASMFMWMFPILILYAFNHDLIPGVTHLSPHSLTLLSGFLAVISVNIVIAFYIYMAMKEPSDKHEPDAKFVAEAKASVNQLTGKVEDPSQSLKKDE, from the exons ATGGCTGGAGTGATTAAGAAGTTCTTCCTTGCTTCAATGTTTATGTGGATGTTTCCTATTCTGATCCTTTATGCTTTTAACCACGACTTGATCCCAG GTGTAACCCATTTATCTCCCCATTCCTTGACGTTGCTGAGTGGATTTCTTGCTGTTATATCAGTCAATATAGTGATTGCATTCTACATTTATATGGCAATGAAGGAACCTTCAGATAAACATGAACCAGATGCTAAATTTGTTGCAGAGGCAAAAGCTAGTGTTAATCAGCTTACAGGTAAAGTGGAGGATCCTTCGCAATCTCTAAAGAAAGACGAGTAG